One region of Gossypium raimondii isolate GPD5lz chromosome 6, ASM2569854v1, whole genome shotgun sequence genomic DNA includes:
- the LOC105772993 gene encoding cysteine proteinase mucunain, giving the protein MGFQRNILGFLFLILASLTSLSSSLPSEYSIVEHEIDAFLSEERVLEIFQQWKEKHRKVYRHAEEAEKRFENFKGNLKYILERNAKRKANKWEHHVGLNKFADMSNEEFRKAYLSKVKKPINKGTTLSRNMRRKVQSCDAPSSLDWRNYGVVTAVKDQGSCGSCWAFSSTGAMEGINALVTGDLISLSEQELVDCDTSNYGCEGGYMDYAFEWVINNGGIDSESDYPYTGVDGTCNTTKEETKVVSIDGYQDVEQSDSALLCAVAQQPVSVGIDGSAIDFQLYTGGIYDGSCSDDPDDIDHAVLIVGYGSEDSEEYWIVKNSWGTSWGIDGYFYLKRDTDLPYGVCAVNAMASYPTKQSSSPSPYPSPSVPPPPPPSTPPPPPPPSPSPSDCGDFSYCSSDETCCCLFEFYDYCLIYGCCEYENAVCCTGTEYCCPSDYPICDVQEGLCLKNTEDYLGVAARKRKVAKHKLPWTKIEETEKTYQPLQWKRNPFAAMR; this is encoded by the exons ATGGGTTTCCAAAGAAACATATTGGGTTTCCTTTTCTTGATATTGGCTTCACTAACAAGCCTCTCTTCTAGCCTTCCTAGTGAATACTCCATAGTGGAACATGAGATTGACGCATTTCTTTCGGAGGAAAGGGTGTTGGAGATCTTCCAACAGTGGAAAGAAAAGCATCGGAAAGTGTACCGGCACGCCGAGGAGGCTGAGAAAAGGTTTGAAAATTTCAAGGGGAATTTGAAGTATATCCTAGAGAGGAATGCAAAGAGAAAAGCAAACAAATGGGAACATCATGTGGGATTGAACAAGTTTGCTGATATGAGCAATGAGGAGTTCAGAAAAGCTTACTTGTCAAAGGTGAAAAAGCCCATCAACAAAGGGACAACCCTGTCAAGGAACATGAGGAGAAAGGTGCAGTCTTGCGATGCACCCTCATCCTTGGATTGGAGGAACTATGGAGTTGTGACTGCTGTCAAGGACCAAGGTTCTTGTG GAAGTTGTTGGGCATTCTCATCAACTGGAGCCATGGAAGGAATCAATGCCTTAGTTACTGGAGACCTAATTAGCCTTTCAGAACAAGAACTTGTAGATTGTGATACCAGCAACTATGGGTGTGAAGGAGGATACATGGACTATGCTTTCGAatgggttataaacaatggcgGGATCGATAGCGAAAGCGACTACCCCTACACTGGTGTGGATGGCACATGTAACACCACCAAG GAGGAAACCAAGGTTGTATCTATTGATGGCTACCAAGATGTAGAGCAATCAGATAGTGCTCTTTTATGTGCCGTTGCTCAGCAACCTGTTAGTGTGGGAATTGATGGTTCCGCCATTGATTTTCAACTTTACACTGGT GGAATTTATGATGGGAGCTGCTCGGATGATCCAGATGACATTGATCATGCTGTTTTAATAGTTGGTTATGGTTCAGAAGACAGTGAAGAGTATTGGATAGTGAAGAATTCATGGGGAACAAGTTGGGGGATAGATGGATATTTCTATCTAAAAAGAGACACTGATTTACCATATGGTGTTTGTGCTGTCAATGCCATGGCTTCTTATCCAACTAAACAATCCTCTTCACCATCCCCTTATCCATCGCCAAGTGTTCCTCCACCGCCACCTCCTTCAactccaccaccaccaccacctccaTCTCCTTCACCAAGTGATTGTGGAGACTTTTCCTATTGTTCAAGTGATGAGACATGCTGTTGCCTTTTTGAATTCTATGATTATTGCCTAATATACGGCTGCTGTGAATATGAAAATGCTGTTTGCTGTACTGGAACTGAATACTGCTGCCCTAGTGATTACCCCATTTGTGATGTCCAAGAAGGACTCTGCCTCAAG AACACTGAAGACTATCTGGGAGTAGCAGCTAGGAAGCGAAAGGTGGCTAAACACAAATTACCATGGACTAAAATAGAGGAAACAGAGAAGACATACCAGCCTCTGCAATGGAAAAGGAACCCTTTTGCTGCAATGCGttga